In Porphyromonas cangingivalis, a genomic segment contains:
- the pstA gene encoding phosphate ABC transporter permease PstA produces MNKKTTQKIAFLTLRALGLLVIGILLWILGFIVYNGAGVISWEFLTTAPEEGMTAGGIFPAIVGTLYLIVGSMIFAFPLGVMSAIYTSEYAGNGKIVKFIRVMTNNLSSIPSIVFGLFGMALFVNTLGFGDSILAGSMTLGLLVLPVIIRTTEEALKAVPQSYRSGSLALGASKLQTIGKVVLPAAFPNITTGLILSIGRVSGETAPILFTVAAYFLPKLPSGIFDQVMALPYHLYVIATSGTDIEASRPIAYGTALVLILIVLGMNLLATWMRRHLEKKVKS; encoded by the coding sequence ATGAATAAAAAGACGACACAAAAGATAGCATTCCTCACGCTCAGAGCGTTGGGTCTCCTCGTCATCGGCATCCTCCTGTGGATACTTGGCTTCATCGTCTACAATGGAGCAGGAGTGATCAGTTGGGAATTCCTGACGACAGCTCCCGAAGAGGGCATGACGGCAGGTGGCATCTTCCCTGCGATCGTGGGCACCCTCTATCTCATCGTTGGGAGCATGATCTTTGCCTTCCCACTCGGTGTGATGTCGGCGATATACACGAGCGAATATGCAGGTAATGGCAAGATCGTGAAGTTTATACGAGTCATGACGAACAACCTCAGCAGTATCCCTTCGATCGTGTTCGGGCTCTTCGGGATGGCTCTATTTGTGAATACACTGGGTTTCGGAGACTCGATCCTCGCCGGATCCATGACCCTCGGCCTGCTCGTGCTACCCGTCATCATCCGTACGACGGAGGAGGCACTCAAGGCCGTACCTCAGTCTTACCGAAGTGGCAGCCTTGCGCTCGGAGCAAGTAAGTTGCAGACAATAGGCAAGGTGGTTCTGCCGGCCGCCTTCCCAAATATCACCACGGGTCTCATCCTATCCATCGGTCGTGTCTCAGGAGAGACGGCACCAATCCTCTTTACAGTGGCAGCATACTTCTTGCCGAAATTGCCCTCAGGTATATTTGACCAAGTGATGGCACTTCCTTATCACCTCTACGTCATTGCGACCAGTGGCACGGACATCGAGGCCTCCCGCCCCATCGCCTATGGTACAGCCCTCGTACTGATCCTCATCGTCCTCGGCATGAACTTGCTGGCGACATGGATGAGAAGACACCTCGAAAAGAAAGTAAAAAGTTAA
- the truA gene encoding tRNA pseudouridine(38-40) synthase TruA, giving the protein MEDRCRYFVTLSYDGTKFLGWQIQPKGRTVQGVLVEAFSKILRMKVSITGAGRTDTGVHARYAVAHFDLPKLLGKSERADLTSHLNRFLPADISLFGIYLVDGEAHARFDATSRRYRYYVSLSKDPFTTMYETRLRGTYDFESMNEAAKRMLGTHDFTTLSKKHTDVKTHICTIYKAEWVQVVPDKWYFEIIADRFLRNMVRATVGTLFMVGRGKMSVDEFEAAIVAKDRSLAGTTAPAEGLFLEDIVYPFELKD; this is encoded by the coding sequence ATGGAAGATAGATGCCGTTACTTCGTGACGCTCTCTTATGATGGGACAAAGTTCTTGGGGTGGCAGATACAGCCCAAGGGGCGGACCGTGCAGGGAGTCTTGGTAGAGGCTTTCTCAAAGATATTGAGGATGAAGGTCTCTATTACGGGGGCAGGGCGCACAGACACGGGAGTCCATGCTCGTTATGCCGTAGCACACTTCGATCTTCCGAAGTTGTTGGGCAAGTCAGAGCGAGCCGACCTGACATCGCACCTCAATCGATTCCTTCCTGCCGATATTTCTTTATTTGGGATATACTTGGTAGATGGTGAGGCACATGCTCGTTTTGATGCTACTTCTCGCCGTTATCGCTATTATGTAAGTCTGAGCAAAGATCCTTTCACGACGATGTATGAGACTCGTCTGCGTGGGACGTACGACTTTGAGAGCATGAATGAGGCAGCAAAGAGAATGCTCGGTACTCATGACTTCACAACCTTGAGTAAGAAGCATACGGATGTCAAGACACACATCTGTACAATATACAAGGCGGAGTGGGTACAAGTGGTGCCTGATAAATGGTATTTTGAGATCATAGCCGATCGCTTCTTGAGGAATATGGTTAGGGCTACTGTGGGGACCTTATTCATGGTCGGTCGAGGGAAGATGTCCGTCGATGAGTTTGAGGCTGCAATAGTGGCCAAGGATCGGTCGTTGGCAGGAACGACAGCTCCGGCCGAGGGGTTGTTCTTGGAGGATATAGTGTACCCGTTCGAACTGAAAGATTGA
- the phoU gene encoding phosphate signaling complex protein PhoU, with protein MKHTENEMLALKNSVNDMWRLVISQLEKAKHAFLHNDIETALEIVAREKRVDAFELKIDSDGENYIALYSPVAIDLRLVLSLIKISNTLERIGDFTVSIARHVIEEDCNKVSPNLIEDLRIERMLDVLQAMLSEAFVCLETENTKFVGKILAKDEEVNQIYRSAIDTLTKHMEIHPEDIHCGLQLLLLIRKLERIGDHCSNIIEEIVFYVDAKVLKHSGSDKSHILEEGQPEIDPNFNID; from the coding sequence ATGAAACATACAGAAAACGAAATGCTGGCACTTAAAAACAGTGTCAATGACATGTGGAGACTAGTCATCTCTCAACTCGAAAAGGCCAAGCACGCCTTCCTGCACAACGACATCGAGACGGCTCTGGAGATTGTCGCGAGGGAGAAGCGTGTGGATGCATTTGAACTAAAGATCGACAGCGATGGCGAGAACTACATAGCCCTCTACAGCCCCGTGGCAATAGACCTTCGACTCGTGCTGTCGCTCATCAAGATCAGCAATACCCTCGAACGCATCGGAGACTTCACAGTGAGCATCGCCCGCCACGTGATCGAGGAAGACTGCAACAAGGTCTCACCCAACCTCATCGAAGACTTGCGTATCGAGAGGATGCTGGACGTCCTTCAGGCTATGCTATCCGAAGCCTTCGTATGTTTGGAGACGGAAAACACCAAATTTGTCGGCAAGATACTTGCGAAGGACGAAGAGGTCAATCAGATCTACCGCTCTGCCATCGACACCTTGACCAAACATATGGAGATTCACCCCGAGGACATACACTGTGGACTCCAACTCCTGCTCCTCATCCGCAAGCTGGAACGCATAGGCGATCACTGTAGCAATATCATCGAAGAGATCGTTTTCTATGTCGATGCCAAGGTCCTGAAGCACAGTGGATCGGACAAAAGTCACATCCTCGAAGAGGGACAGCCCGAGATCGACCCAAACTTCAATATTGACTAA
- the pstB gene encoding phosphate ABC transporter ATP-binding protein PstB: MIEAKNINFYYGYFHALKGISMHIKEKTVTAFIGPSGCGKSTFLRLFNRMNDLIPDTSLTGQCLIDGMDIYDKSVQIDDLRKKVGMVFQKPNPFPKSIFENVAYGLRVNDMGDKHFITQRVEESLKAAALWDEVKDKLKKSAFELSGGQQQRLCIARALAVSPSILLMDEPASALDPISTSKIEELIHELKTDYTIVIVTHNMQQAARVSDNTGFFMLGELVEYSETKKMFLNPEKIETQNYITGRFG, from the coding sequence ATGATAGAAGCAAAGAACATCAATTTTTACTACGGATACTTCCACGCTCTCAAAGGGATAAGCATGCACATCAAAGAGAAGACCGTGACAGCATTCATCGGACCTTCGGGCTGTGGCAAGTCTACGTTCCTGCGTCTGTTCAACCGCATGAACGACCTTATCCCCGACACCTCCCTCACAGGCCAATGTCTCATAGATGGAATGGATATATACGACAAGTCCGTGCAGATAGATGACCTGCGCAAGAAGGTGGGCATGGTCTTCCAGAAGCCCAACCCATTCCCCAAGTCGATCTTTGAGAATGTCGCCTACGGACTGAGAGTGAACGATATGGGAGACAAGCACTTCATTACCCAAAGGGTCGAAGAGTCGCTCAAAGCCGCAGCTCTGTGGGACGAGGTGAAGGACAAACTGAAGAAGTCGGCGTTCGAACTCTCAGGAGGTCAGCAACAAAGGCTCTGTATCGCCCGAGCCTTAGCCGTCTCTCCCTCAATCCTGCTCATGGATGAACCGGCAAGTGCTCTCGACCCCATCTCGACCTCGAAGATCGAAGAACTCATCCACGAGCTCAAGACGGACTACACCATCGTCATCGTGACACACAATATGCAACAAGCTGCTCGTGTGAGCGACAATACGGGCTTTTTTATGCTGGGCGAACTCGTCGAGTACAGTGAAACAAAAAAGATGTTCCTTAATCCCGAAAAAATCGAAACTCAGAACTATATCACGGGAAGATTCGGATAA
- a CDS encoding diguanylate cyclase: MDYFDKADIAITICDKEGIIIEMNEQSKKVNLRPGQSTLVGSNVLDCHPEPARSMLEKMMQTQTKNAYTIEKGDIKKLIYQIPWYDEAGAYAGFAELSMIIPFDMPHKIRKPKSSNE; the protein is encoded by the coding sequence ATGGACTATTTTGACAAAGCTGACATCGCCATCACCATCTGTGACAAAGAAGGTATCATCATCGAAATGAACGAGCAATCAAAGAAAGTCAATCTGAGACCCGGACAGAGCACTCTAGTAGGCTCCAATGTATTGGATTGCCACCCGGAGCCGGCCAGATCGATGCTCGAAAAGATGATGCAAACACAGACAAAAAATGCTTATACGATCGAAAAAGGAGATATCAAGAAGCTCATCTATCAGATCCCATGGTATGACGAAGCCGGAGCGTACGCAGGCTTTGCCGAACTGTCCATGATCATACCGTTCGATATGCCGCACAAGATACGTAAGCCCAAGTCTTCAAACGAGTAA
- a CDS encoding PstS family phosphate ABC transporter substrate-binding protein: MKKVLIASILLTGISFGAMAQKIKGSDTVLPLSQKLAEQYMKKHPKQSVVVTGGGSGVGISALLTGTTEIAQASRKIKFDERQKLQADGKKAKEVVIAYDALAVVVHPSNKVSQLTREQLQDIFTGKIKNWKEVGGEDMRIVAYSRETSSGTYEFFKESVLKSKNYMNGIMSLPATGAIVQSISQTKGGIGYIGLAYLNKEVKALKVSYDKGKKFTMPSVDNAKNKSYPIMRPLYYYYEVKQESKVSDFIQYTLSAEGQKIVTEIGFIAVK, encoded by the coding sequence ATGAAGAAAGTACTTATAGCTTCGATCCTGCTGACAGGCATCTCTTTCGGCGCAATGGCACAAAAGATCAAGGGGTCGGATACAGTCTTGCCACTGTCTCAAAAACTTGCAGAACAGTATATGAAGAAACACCCGAAACAGTCGGTCGTCGTGACAGGAGGTGGTTCGGGCGTAGGGATCTCTGCCCTGCTTACGGGGACGACAGAGATAGCGCAGGCTTCTCGAAAGATAAAGTTCGACGAAAGGCAGAAGCTCCAAGCCGATGGCAAGAAAGCCAAGGAGGTAGTGATTGCTTATGATGCTCTCGCCGTGGTCGTGCACCCGTCGAACAAGGTCAGCCAGCTCACCAGAGAACAGCTCCAAGACATCTTCACAGGCAAGATCAAAAACTGGAAGGAGGTCGGTGGCGAAGACATGAGGATCGTGGCTTACTCCAGAGAGACTTCTTCGGGGACATACGAATTCTTCAAGGAAAGTGTCCTCAAGAGCAAGAATTACATGAACGGCATCATGAGTTTGCCTGCCACAGGAGCCATCGTGCAGTCCATCAGCCAGACAAAGGGCGGTATCGGCTACATCGGTTTGGCTTACCTCAACAAGGAGGTCAAAGCACTCAAAGTGTCTTATGATAAAGGGAAGAAGTTCACCATGCCTTCCGTGGACAACGCAAAGAACAAAAGTTATCCCATCATGCGCCCACTCTATTACTATTATGAAGTGAAGCAGGAGAGCAAGGTATCGGATTTCATCCAATATACCCTTTCGGCAGAAGGACAAAAGATAGTGACAGAGATTGGTTTCATCGCAGTCAAGTAA
- the pstC gene encoding phosphate ABC transporter permease subunit PstC, giving the protein MRHFFEKVVEGLLRFSGTITTLVILLITVFLFKEGLGLFSSPSVESGYSLYLHADNDVRGLTPTEIKEVFDAEITDWAELGGQAGEIEPFRFEEVFNLHAEEEFGEDYALLPQKLEEKIQESPNIIAYLPDKYAPESKSVRRLPVEDISLQDFFMGKEWLPTSTPSPLFGILPLILGTLLVSVVAILIALPLGLGVAIYLSELAGKRTKRVMKPMIELLAGIPSVVYGFFGLVVLVPIVQQSFGLDVGETALAGSLILAIMALPTIITVAEDAMSNTPRAMREASLALGASHWQTIYKVVIPYSASGISASVVLGIGRAIGETMAVLMVTGNAAVITLSLFDSVRTIPATIAAELGEAPAGGAHYQALFMLGCILFILTMIMSIVSEVISKRQPNKGV; this is encoded by the coding sequence TTGAGACATTTTTTCGAGAAAGTCGTCGAGGGGTTGCTACGGTTCAGCGGGACCATCACAACCCTCGTGATCCTACTCATCACCGTATTTCTCTTCAAAGAAGGGTTGGGACTGTTCTCCTCCCCTTCCGTAGAGAGTGGTTACAGCCTCTACCTGCACGCAGACAATGATGTGAGGGGACTAACCCCGACAGAGATCAAAGAGGTCTTTGATGCCGAGATAACCGATTGGGCAGAACTCGGAGGGCAAGCAGGGGAGATTGAGCCGTTCCGATTCGAAGAGGTCTTCAACCTTCATGCAGAAGAGGAGTTTGGCGAAGACTATGCCCTCCTTCCTCAAAAGTTGGAAGAGAAGATACAGGAGTCGCCCAACATCATTGCCTACCTACCTGATAAGTATGCCCCCGAGTCTAAGTCTGTCCGTCGACTGCCTGTGGAGGACATCTCCCTGCAAGACTTCTTCATGGGTAAGGAGTGGCTACCGACCTCGACACCTTCACCTTTATTCGGGATATTACCACTCATCTTGGGGACGCTCCTCGTCAGTGTCGTGGCTATCTTGATCGCTCTGCCTCTGGGTTTGGGAGTGGCTATATACTTGTCCGAACTGGCAGGGAAGCGCACCAAACGAGTCATGAAACCGATGATCGAACTCCTGGCTGGAATCCCCTCTGTGGTGTATGGCTTCTTCGGCTTGGTGGTGCTCGTACCGATAGTCCAACAGTCCTTCGGGCTTGATGTGGGTGAGACAGCATTGGCAGGAAGTCTTATCCTTGCGATCATGGCACTACCGACGATCATCACCGTGGCAGAGGATGCGATGAGCAACACCCCTCGTGCCATGCGAGAAGCGAGCCTTGCCCTCGGAGCAAGCCACTGGCAAACGATCTACAAGGTGGTCATCCCCTACTCTGCTTCGGGGATATCTGCCTCTGTGGTGCTGGGCATAGGACGAGCTATAGGTGAGACGATGGCGGTGCTCATGGTGACAGGGAATGCCGCAGTCATCACGCTTTCGCTTTTCGACTCTGTACGCACCATCCCTGCCACGATAGCGGCCGAACTCGGAGAAGCCCCCGCAGGTGGCGCACACTATCAAGCTCTCTTCATGCTGGGTTGTATACTCTTCATCCTCACGATGATAATGAGTATCGTCAGCGAAGTTATTTCCAAACGACAACCCAATAAGGGGGTATAA
- the mnmA gene encoding tRNA 2-thiouridine(34) synthase MnmA, with product MKTAVLLSGGVDSSVALHLLCEQGLRPDLYYIRIGMEGEEFPDCPAEEDIEMVEWLARKYDCPLKIVSLHDEYWDYVVKYMIDTVKAGLTPHPDMMCNRIIKFGYFNEYWGHEYDAIATGHYADKRIIDGIHFLAAAKDPIKDQTDFLAQITYPQLLKAAFPLGALPKSEVRQIAKREGLVTAGRKDSQGICFLGKVNYNDFLRKYLGTKVGDIIDFETKKKVGEHEGFWFHTIGQRKGLGLSGGPWFVVRKDIQTNTLFVSRGYDPIEQYGNVVEIGGMNFISIDPMPEDGTPLDITFKVRHTPDFTKGKLIKVPSGYEVRSEALIQGIAPGQYCTIYDSGSSICYGSGVISGGRKE from the coding sequence ATGAAGACTGCGGTACTTCTTTCGGGTGGGGTGGACAGCTCAGTTGCTCTGCACCTGCTGTGCGAGCAAGGGCTCCGTCCGGATCTCTACTATATCCGTATCGGTATGGAGGGGGAAGAGTTTCCGGACTGTCCTGCCGAAGAGGATATAGAGATGGTCGAGTGGTTGGCTCGTAAGTATGATTGTCCTCTCAAGATTGTCTCCCTCCACGATGAATACTGGGACTATGTCGTCAAATATATGATCGATACAGTCAAGGCAGGCCTTACGCCTCATCCGGACATGATGTGCAACAGAATCATCAAGTTTGGCTACTTCAATGAATACTGGGGGCATGAGTATGATGCCATTGCTACAGGGCATTATGCCGATAAGCGTATTATTGATGGCATTCATTTCTTGGCTGCAGCAAAAGACCCGATAAAGGATCAGACCGACTTCTTGGCTCAGATAACTTATCCTCAGTTGCTCAAAGCAGCCTTTCCTCTTGGAGCTTTGCCCAAGTCTGAAGTTAGACAGATCGCCAAACGAGAAGGCTTGGTGACAGCCGGGCGAAAAGACAGTCAAGGGATATGTTTTCTTGGTAAGGTCAACTACAACGACTTCTTGAGGAAGTATCTCGGTACAAAGGTCGGAGATATCATCGACTTCGAGACAAAAAAGAAGGTCGGTGAGCACGAAGGTTTTTGGTTTCATACCATAGGTCAGCGCAAAGGTTTGGGGTTGAGTGGAGGACCTTGGTTTGTGGTTCGTAAGGATATACAGACAAATACTTTGTTTGTCAGTCGAGGATATGACCCTATCGAACAGTACGGTAATGTCGTCGAGATCGGAGGGATGAACTTCATCTCCATTGATCCCATGCCTGAGGATGGTACACCATTGGACATCACTTTTAAGGTGAGACATACGCCGGATTTCACCAAGGGTAAGCTGATCAAAGTCCCATCGGGATACGAGGTTCGCTCCGAAGCTCTGATACAAGGTATAGCCCCTGGGCAGTATTGCACTATTTATGACAGTGGCTCTTCTATATGCTACGGATCGGGGGTGAT
- the metG gene encoding methionine--tRNA ligase → MSNNNYKRTLITSALPYVNGPVHIGHVAGVYLPADIYARYLRMKGEDVLFIGGSDEHGVPITISAQKEGVTPQDIVDRYHALIKKAFEDFGISFDIYSRTTSDTHREMASNFFRKLYDKGEFLEIETEQYYDEEAQQFLADRYIIGTCPHCHNDRAYGDQCERCGTSLNPTDLIEPKSALSGAKPVMRETKHWYLPLDKHEAFLKEWILEGHKEWRANVYGQCKSWLDLGLRPRAVSRDLNWGIPVPVEGAEGKVLYVWFDAPIGYISNTKELRPDDWELWWKDKGTKLVHFIGKDNIVFHCIVFPAMLRAEGSFILPDNVPSNEFLNLEGDKISTSRNWAVWLHEYLVDFAGKQDVLRYVLTANAPETKDNDFTWKDFQARNNSELVAILGNFINRAVVLTHKYFDGKVPHRGDLTEGDKEVLAQIQSIKTEVAELLDNYHFRDAQRAAMGLARLGNKYLADTEPWKLAKEDMDRVATILNISLELSANIAVLMEPFLPFSMKKLRQMLSMSQEPSWSIIGSLDLLPEGHGLQPATLLFDKLEDDVINAQIDRLNAIREANKANDPVTVEPVAADVPFDDFLKVDMRVGTVLECSKVPKADKLLHFIIDDGIKKRTILSGIAEHYADPAELVGKQVCFVANLAPRKIRGIVSEGMILSAVDPKGGLTLLTTLSDTIPGSKVS, encoded by the coding sequence ATGAGCAATAACAACTACAAGCGTACACTTATCACTTCGGCTTTGCCTTATGTCAATGGTCCTGTGCATATAGGACATGTGGCGGGGGTCTATCTCCCGGCAGATATCTATGCAAGATATCTTCGAATGAAAGGCGAGGATGTGTTGTTCATCGGGGGATCTGATGAACATGGTGTGCCTATCACTATCAGTGCTCAGAAAGAGGGGGTGACTCCTCAGGATATCGTGGATAGATACCATGCCTTGATCAAGAAGGCTTTCGAAGACTTCGGCATCAGTTTCGATATCTACTCTCGTACCACCAGCGATACGCATCGTGAGATGGCATCGAACTTCTTCCGAAAGTTGTACGATAAGGGAGAGTTTCTTGAAATCGAGACCGAACAGTATTATGACGAAGAGGCGCAACAGTTCCTCGCCGATAGATACATAATCGGTACCTGTCCTCATTGCCACAATGATAGGGCATATGGTGATCAGTGTGAGAGATGTGGGACTTCACTCAATCCTACAGATCTTATCGAGCCTAAATCTGCACTCTCCGGGGCAAAACCTGTGATGAGGGAGACAAAGCACTGGTATTTACCTTTGGACAAGCATGAGGCCTTCTTGAAAGAGTGGATACTTGAGGGGCATAAGGAGTGGAGAGCAAACGTGTACGGTCAGTGTAAGAGCTGGTTGGATCTCGGACTTCGCCCAAGAGCTGTGAGCCGAGACCTCAACTGGGGTATCCCCGTGCCTGTCGAAGGCGCTGAGGGTAAGGTGCTTTATGTTTGGTTCGATGCTCCGATCGGATACATTTCGAACACCAAGGAACTTCGCCCTGATGATTGGGAGCTTTGGTGGAAAGACAAGGGCACAAAGTTGGTACACTTCATAGGTAAGGACAATATCGTGTTTCATTGTATTGTCTTCCCTGCGATGTTGCGTGCAGAAGGTTCTTTTATCTTGCCTGACAATGTGCCTTCAAATGAGTTCTTGAACCTTGAGGGGGACAAGATTTCGACTTCACGCAACTGGGCTGTATGGCTTCACGAATATTTGGTGGACTTTGCAGGCAAGCAGGATGTCCTCAGGTATGTGCTCACTGCCAATGCGCCTGAGACAAAGGATAATGACTTTACCTGGAAAGACTTCCAAGCGCGTAACAATAGTGAACTTGTGGCGATTCTTGGCAACTTCATCAATCGTGCCGTTGTATTGACCCACAAGTATTTTGATGGAAAGGTGCCTCACAGAGGTGATCTTACAGAGGGAGACAAGGAAGTTCTTGCTCAGATACAATCGATCAAGACGGAGGTCGCCGAGCTTCTCGATAATTATCACTTCCGTGATGCTCAGCGTGCTGCTATGGGGCTTGCTCGTCTGGGAAATAAATACCTCGCAGATACAGAGCCTTGGAAACTCGCTAAAGAGGATATGGATAGAGTCGCTACCATCCTCAATATCTCTCTCGAACTTTCGGCAAACATCGCTGTCCTCATGGAGCCATTCTTGCCCTTCTCTATGAAGAAACTCCGTCAGATGCTCTCGATGTCTCAGGAACCGTCTTGGTCTATCATCGGCTCTTTGGATCTTCTTCCAGAGGGGCACGGGTTGCAACCTGCAACACTCCTTTTTGATAAATTGGAAGATGATGTAATCAATGCTCAGATCGACAGACTGAATGCCATCAGAGAGGCTAACAAAGCAAATGACCCTGTCACTGTGGAGCCGGTTGCTGCTGATGTGCCGTTCGATGACTTCCTCAAGGTCGATATGAGGGTAGGTACGGTCTTGGAATGCAGTAAGGTACCCAAGGCGGATAAGTTGCTACACTTCATCATCGATGATGGTATTAAGAAGCGTACGATCTTGTCGGGTATTGCAGAGCATTATGCCGATCCTGCAGAGTTGGTCGGCAAGCAGGTCTGCTTCGTGGCCAATCTTGCTCCTCGTAAGATCAGAGGTATTGTTTCTGAAGGGATGATCTTGTCGGCCGTCGATCCCAAGGGGGGATTGACACTTCTGACAACCCTCTCTGACACTATCCCCGGTTCGAAGGTATCATGA
- a CDS encoding response regulator transcription factor gives MEHSILIVDDDPNISEILEFNLKNEGYHVVCKPSAEEALKVINEGFDLILLDVMMGGISGYKMAEQIRREGNLTPIIFITARDTENDLLTGFSVGGDDYISKPFSVKEVIARAKAIIKRSQNTPQQRKGVETNKLTFGPLSIDIEAKELILQDEKIALTKTELEILTLLASHPGRVFSREDIIDRVWMESTYVTERTVDVHITRLRKKLGIYSGVITNKVGYGYRFNTEIL, from the coding sequence ATGGAGCACTCCATCCTCATCGTCGATGACGATCCTAACATCTCTGAAATCCTCGAATTCAACCTCAAGAATGAAGGCTACCACGTCGTGTGCAAACCCTCTGCCGAAGAGGCTCTCAAAGTCATTAATGAGGGCTTCGATCTCATCCTCCTCGATGTGATGATGGGAGGAATATCGGGCTACAAGATGGCTGAACAGATAAGGCGTGAAGGCAACCTCACACCCATCATCTTCATCACCGCCAGAGATACCGAAAATGATTTATTGACAGGCTTTTCAGTGGGTGGTGATGACTATATCTCAAAGCCTTTTTCGGTCAAGGAAGTGATAGCCCGTGCCAAAGCCATCATCAAGCGCAGTCAAAATACCCCTCAGCAGAGGAAAGGGGTAGAGACGAACAAACTCACATTCGGCCCGCTAAGCATAGATATAGAAGCTAAAGAACTCATCCTCCAAGATGAGAAAATAGCACTGACAAAGACCGAACTGGAGATACTCACCCTCCTTGCCTCTCACCCAGGACGGGTCTTCTCACGCGAAGACATTATCGACAGAGTGTGGATGGAGAGTACCTATGTGACAGAACGCACGGTAGATGTCCACATCACAAGGCTTCGGAAGAAGCTCGGGATCTATTCGGGAGTCATCACGAACAAGGTCGGCTACGGCTACAGATTCAACACTGAAATCCTATGA